One part of the Algibacter sp. L1A34 genome encodes these proteins:
- the holA gene encoding DNA polymerase III subunit delta, which translates to MDEVKQIVTDIKNKNLKPIYFLMGEEAYYIDKISDFIETSVLDEAERGFNQMVLYGRDVTIDDIVGHAKRYPMMAEHQVIIVKEAQDLSRSIEKLAKYAENPQPSTVLVFNYKYKKIDKRKALYKTLKKEGIVYESKKLYDNQVADWIRRVLAPKKYEITPKAAQMLVEFLGTDLSKINNELEKLQIILPKGTQITPEHVEENIGISKDYNNFELRKAVGERNAVKAFKIVQYFGDNPKDNPMVVTVSLLFAFFSQLLTFHGLSDKSPRSVASALRVNPYFVNDYITAARNFPMRKVSGVVATLREFDVKSKGVGSNAIPQGDLLKELLVRIFI; encoded by the coding sequence TTGGACGAAGTAAAACAAATAGTAACCGATATAAAAAATAAAAACTTAAAACCTATTTACTTTTTAATGGGTGAAGAGGCTTATTATATTGATAAAATTTCAGATTTTATTGAAACTTCTGTTTTAGATGAAGCTGAACGTGGGTTTAACCAAATGGTTTTGTACGGTCGTGATGTTACTATAGATGATATTGTTGGGCATGCTAAACGATACCCAATGATGGCAGAGCACCAAGTTATTATTGTAAAGGAAGCTCAAGATTTATCCAGAAGTATTGAGAAATTGGCTAAATATGCCGAAAACCCACAACCAAGTACTGTTTTAGTTTTTAATTATAAGTACAAAAAAATTGATAAGCGTAAAGCGCTATATAAAACGCTTAAAAAAGAGGGTATTGTTTACGAGAGTAAAAAACTTTATGATAATCAAGTAGCCGATTGGATTCGTCGTGTACTGGCTCCGAAGAAATATGAAATTACCCCGAAAGCAGCACAAATGCTTGTGGAGTTTTTAGGAACTGATTTGAGTAAAATAAATAATGAGTTAGAAAAACTTCAGATTATTTTACCAAAAGGCACACAAATTACGCCAGAACATGTTGAGGAAAATATTGGGATTAGTAAAGATTACAATAATTTTGAGTTAAGGAAAGCTGTTGGTGAACGCAACGCGGTTAAAGCTTTTAAAATTGTACAATATTTTGGAGATAACCCAAAAGATAACCCAATGGTTGTTACTGTTTCATTATTGTTTGCTTTTTTTTCGCAATTGCTTACGTTTCATGGATTAAGTGATAAGTCGCCTAGAAGTGTTGCCTCTGCGCTTCGTGTTAATCCGTATTTTGTGAATGATTATATTACTGCTGCTAGAAATTTCCCGATGAGAAAGGTGAGTGGTGTAGTGGCAACTTTGCGCGAATTCGATGTAAAAAGTAAAGGTGTTGGTTCTAATGCTATTCCTCAAGGCGATTTGCTTAAAGAACTTTTGGTGCGTATTTTTATTTAG
- a CDS encoding type I restriction enzyme HsdR N-terminal domain-containing protein, whose translation MLQKLNFPEFSFRFKNSENKVSIFDCIRKKFVILQPEEWVRQHCTLYLINVKKYPLSLINVEKELTINDLKKRYDIVVFNPDGSIHLIVECKAPKININQTTFDQIARYNTELNATYLMVTNGINHYYCQMDFENERYQFLKDIPEYNPQ comes from the coding sequence GTGTTACAAAAATTAAATTTTCCTGAGTTTTCATTTCGTTTCAAAAATAGCGAAAATAAAGTATCTATTTTCGATTGTATTCGCAAAAAATTTGTGATTTTACAACCCGAAGAATGGGTTAGACAACATTGCACACTCTATTTAATAAATGTTAAAAAATATCCCCTTTCATTAATTAACGTGGAAAAAGAACTCACTATTAACGATTTAAAAAAACGTTACGATATTGTTGTTTTCAATCCCGACGGCAGTATTCATTTAATTGTAGAATGTAAAGCACCAAAAATAAACATTAATCAAACCACATTCGACCAAATTGCACGTTATAATACAGAACTAAACGCCACTTATTTAATGGTAACTAACGGAATAAATCATTATTATTGCCAAATGGATTTCGAAAACGAACGGTATCAGTTTTTAAAAGATATTCCGGAGTATAATCCACAATAA
- a CDS encoding glycosyltransferase family 2 protein: MKIAIAILNWNGKKLLKQFLPSVVEHSKEAEIYVADNASTDDSISFIKNNFPTVKIIQNEENGGFAKGYNDALKHIEAEVVCLLNNDIEVTKNWLLPIIEAFKSNPNTAILQPKILDFKNKAYFEYAGAAGGFIDKYAYPYCRGRIFNTLEKDNGQYNDTSEIFWATGACFFVKNHIFKQYNGFDEHFFAHMEEIDLCWRVKNEGYSIKYVGTSTIYHVGGATLNAINPKKTYLNFRNSLYTLTKNAKGSLFFIIFIRLVLDGFAATKFLFELKPKHTIAILKAHFSYYSNLNRLLKQRKTIKNKTNYYKKTSIAIDYFVNKNIYYKR, from the coding sequence TTGAAAATCGCCATCGCCATACTAAACTGGAACGGAAAAAAACTTTTAAAACAGTTTTTACCTTCGGTAGTTGAACACTCTAAAGAAGCCGAAATTTATGTAGCCGATAATGCATCAACCGATGATTCTATTTCATTTATTAAAAACAACTTCCCTACTGTAAAAATTATTCAGAATGAAGAAAATGGAGGTTTTGCAAAAGGTTATAATGATGCTTTAAAGCATATTGAGGCCGAGGTGGTTTGTTTATTAAATAATGATATAGAAGTTACAAAAAACTGGCTTCTCCCTATTATTGAGGCCTTTAAAAGCAACCCAAATACCGCAATACTTCAACCTAAAATATTAGACTTTAAAAACAAAGCCTATTTTGAATATGCTGGTGCAGCAGGCGGATTTATAGACAAATACGCCTACCCATATTGCCGAGGCCGTATTTTTAACACGCTTGAAAAAGACAATGGACAATACAACGACACTAGCGAAATTTTTTGGGCAACCGGAGCTTGCTTTTTTGTAAAAAATCATATTTTCAAACAATATAATGGTTTCGATGAGCACTTCTTCGCTCACATGGAAGAAATAGATCTATGCTGGCGCGTAAAAAACGAAGGTTATTCTATAAAATACGTTGGAACATCTACTATTTATCATGTTGGTGGGGCTACATTAAATGCTATAAATCCAAAAAAAACCTATCTTAACTTTAGAAATAGTCTTTATACACTTACCAAAAATGCAAAAGGCTCTTTATTCTTTATTATTTTTATCCGTTTAGTTCTCGATGGTTTTGCTGCAACAAAATTTTTATTCGAATTAAAACCCAAGCATACCATAGCAATTCTAAAAGCCCATTTTAGTTATTATTCTAATTTAAATAGGTTATTAAAACAACGCAAGACAATAAAAAATAAAACAAATTACTACAAAAAAACATCCATTGCTATCGATTATTTCGTAAATAAAAACATCTATTACAAAAGATAA
- a CDS encoding flagellar motor protein MotB, protein MKKVLLLSLSAMLLLSSCVSKKQFTDLEAKQKETQDLLNSATVKLNSCLEDRAAATAKATVLESQVNDLRNNNDNLQLLSSKGASSIEKTLESIKEKELKISRLQDALTKKDSITLALVTSLKREVGINDPDIQVNVEKGVVFISIADKLLFQSGSYNVTTRAKEVLAKVAKVINSKPEFEAMIEGHTDSRSYQKGVLLDNWDLSVKRSTSIIRVLQGLGVNPGQLIAAGRSSYVPLVDNDTAENRAKNRRTRVVVLPKIDQFYDMIEKEMKNLEAGGK, encoded by the coding sequence ATGAAAAAAGTTTTATTACTTAGTCTGTCAGCCATGTTACTTTTAAGTTCATGTGTTTCAAAAAAACAATTTACAGATCTTGAAGCTAAACAAAAAGAAACTCAAGATTTACTCAACTCGGCAACCGTAAAATTAAACTCTTGTTTAGAAGATCGCGCAGCAGCAACAGCTAAAGCTACCGTATTAGAATCTCAAGTAAACGATTTACGTAATAACAATGATAACCTTCAATTATTATCTTCTAAAGGAGCTAGTAGTATCGAGAAAACATTAGAAAGTATAAAAGAAAAAGAACTTAAAATTTCACGTTTACAAGACGCACTTACTAAAAAAGACAGTATCACGTTAGCTTTAGTAACAAGCCTAAAACGCGAAGTTGGTATTAACGATCCAGATATCCAGGTAAATGTAGAAAAAGGTGTAGTTTTCATTTCTATCGCCGATAAATTACTTTTCCAAAGCGGAAGTTACAACGTAACCACTAGAGCTAAAGAAGTATTAGCTAAAGTAGCTAAAGTTATCAATAGCAAACCAGAATTTGAAGCAATGATTGAAGGTCATACAGATAGCAGATCTTACCAAAAAGGTGTGCTTTTAGACAACTGGGATTTAAGTGTTAAACGTTCTACATCTATCATTCGTGTGTTACAAGGCTTAGGTGTTAATCCAGGACAGTTAATCGCTGCAGGACGTAGTTCTTATGTACCTTTAGTAGATAACGATACTGCTGAAAACAGAGCAAAAAACAGACGTACACGTGTTGTTGTTCTTCCTAAAATCGATCAATTTTACGATATGATCGAAAAAGAAATGAAAAACTTAGAAGCTGGAGGAAAATAA
- a CDS encoding glycoside hydrolase family 2 TIM barrel-domain containing protein translates to MKQNLTLILILCITQLILGCSQPEKSKTVQKEVETNIELKDNWYYLNGEKFFIKAIGYEIGARPGQHPYEDEKKDHLELMKFDLDNIKKGGYNTIRTWSQFSEAQLKLVQESGLKLIMGLDVNPEEDYRDPKFINHCKTQLENILKYAPKYNCIITYLVINEPQTDHIHEVSAQAFKNLMKMMVDMIHKNHPNIPVTLSANAMISDWMDESMYDVYAYNCYGYNEGQTATMGFRDYIKGLNELNGLDKPFIITEFGHSVSPKGGFGSFGSRTLKEQSEGLVSNYRDLMDAGAVGMCPFYYADGWWKGGEKSIHNKEQPEEWFGFWGYKDINDKYGSPRPVWFAMRDYMKGLIISPKNKTVHTNTTTIPLEFYNDATIKKVVVKNRDEIIYSKNITNAGYFADQLTINPDGIEAMELAFEFFDSEDNSVKNESIIILASKTVIDLPKLSIEVSPKKDLNDVKVGSITTKIETNENFKLIGDLIVSYNTHLGWDVGPQVSVSVKDQMDKKVITSENFFNIPDNCWVVNASAGISVRYGKFTFKIHDQKIIYRGDWAKEISR, encoded by the coding sequence ATGAAACAAAATTTAACATTAATACTCATTCTATGTATCACCCAACTGATTTTGGGCTGTTCTCAACCGGAGAAGTCTAAAACGGTACAAAAGGAAGTAGAAACCAATATTGAACTAAAAGACAATTGGTACTACCTTAATGGAGAAAAGTTTTTTATAAAAGCAATTGGATACGAAATAGGTGCACGTCCAGGACAACATCCTTATGAAGATGAAAAGAAAGATCATTTGGAGTTAATGAAATTTGATCTCGATAACATTAAAAAAGGTGGTTATAATACGATAAGAACTTGGAGTCAATTTTCTGAAGCTCAATTGAAACTTGTACAAGAATCGGGTTTAAAACTTATTATGGGTTTAGATGTTAATCCAGAAGAAGATTATAGGGATCCTAAATTTATAAATCACTGCAAGACACAGCTTGAAAACATTTTAAAATATGCACCAAAATATAATTGTATAATTACGTATTTGGTTATTAACGAACCTCAAACGGATCATATTCATGAGGTTTCTGCTCAGGCATTTAAAAACTTAATGAAAATGATGGTAGATATGATTCATAAAAATCATCCAAATATACCAGTAACACTTTCTGCAAATGCAATGATTAGTGATTGGATGGATGAAAGTATGTATGATGTATACGCTTATAATTGTTACGGTTACAATGAAGGCCAAACAGCAACAATGGGGTTTAGAGATTATATTAAAGGTTTAAATGAATTAAACGGATTAGATAAACCATTTATAATAACTGAGTTTGGACATTCAGTATCTCCAAAAGGAGGTTTTGGTAGTTTTGGCTCAAGAACCTTAAAGGAACAAAGCGAAGGATTAGTTTCTAATTACAGAGATCTTATGGATGCTGGAGCTGTAGGTATGTGTCCATTTTATTATGCTGATGGTTGGTGGAAAGGTGGAGAAAAAAGCATACATAATAAAGAGCAACCAGAAGAATGGTTTGGATTTTGGGGTTATAAAGATATTAACGACAAATATGGCTCGCCACGCCCAGTTTGGTTTGCCATGCGAGATTATATGAAAGGACTAATTATAAGTCCTAAAAACAAAACAGTACACACCAACACAACAACGATACCTTTAGAGTTTTATAATGATGCCACTATAAAAAAAGTAGTTGTAAAAAACCGTGATGAAATTATCTATTCTAAAAACATAACAAACGCAGGTTATTTTGCAGATCAATTAACAATTAATCCAGATGGTATTGAAGCCATGGAGCTTGCTTTTGAGTTTTTTGATAGTGAAGATAATAGTGTTAAAAACGAATCTATTATAATTCTGGCTTCCAAAACAGTTATAGACTTGCCTAAATTAAGCATAGAAGTTTCACCCAAAAAAGATTTAAACGACGTAAAAGTTGGAAGCATTACAACCAAAATAGAAACCAATGAAAATTTTAAACTCATTGGTGATTTAATCGTTAGCTATAATACACATCTTGGATGGGACGTTGGTCCACAAGTATCTGTTTCGGTTAAAGATCAAATGGATAAAAAAGTAATTACTTCTGAAAATTTCTTTAATATTCCTGATAATTGCTGGGTTGTAAATGCATCTGCAGGAATCTCAGTTAGGTATGGTAAGTTTACCTTTAAAATTCATGACCAAAAAATAATTTATAGAGGTGATTGGGCTAAAGAAATCAGTCGTTAG
- a CDS encoding CPBP family intramembrane glutamic endopeptidase has translation MKKSLQFVRFKKFNVLIQLLIFTFILLFIGEILELVFGIFFGNNNFSKLDFSDSSIEYVLFETVILSPLIETFFIQFLLLEFLRVLFNGLSINYFLAVLISGFIFGVLHHYNIPYMIALTILGWMFGYIYVFYKKNKKIHPILAVLITHSLYNLIIVLKDYILVN, from the coding sequence ATGAAAAAATCACTACAATTTGTAAGGTTTAAAAAGTTTAATGTTTTAATACAATTACTAATATTTACTTTTATACTCTTATTTATTGGAGAGATTTTAGAATTAGTTTTTGGCATATTTTTTGGAAACAATAATTTTTCAAAATTAGACTTTAGTGATAGTTCTATTGAATATGTGTTGTTCGAAACAGTAATTTTATCTCCACTAATTGAAACGTTTTTTATTCAATTTCTTCTGCTTGAATTTTTACGAGTGCTTTTTAACGGATTATCAATAAATTATTTTTTAGCAGTTTTAATATCAGGTTTTATTTTTGGAGTGTTACATCATTATAATATTCCATATATGATAGCTTTAACAATATTAGGTTGGATGTTTGGATATATTTATGTCTTTTATAAAAAAAACAAGAAAATACATCCTATTTTAGCTGTATTGATTACACATTCTTTATATAACTTAATAATTGTATTAAAAGATTACATTTTAGTAAATTAG
- a CDS encoding L-threonylcarbamoyladenylate synthase — MAEFFKIYEENPNPKEIEKVVAILKRGGLIIYPTDTVYGLGCDITNVKALEKIARIKGVKLDKANFSFICHDLSNISDYVKQIDTSVFKILKRALPGPYTFILPGSKNLPNPFKKRKTVGIRVPDNAIALDIVKLLGNPIISTSIHDDDTVLEYTTDPELILEKWGNLVDLVIDGGYGDNEASTVIDLSEGEPVIIREGKGSLDIF; from the coding sequence ATGGCTGAATTTTTTAAAATTTATGAGGAAAACCCAAATCCTAAAGAGATTGAAAAAGTGGTCGCTATTTTGAAACGTGGTGGACTCATAATTTATCCAACCGATACCGTTTATGGTTTGGGTTGCGATATTACTAACGTAAAAGCTTTAGAGAAAATTGCACGTATTAAAGGTGTTAAGTTGGATAAAGCTAATTTTTCTTTTATTTGTCACGATTTAAGTAATATAAGTGATTATGTAAAACAAATTGACACCTCTGTTTTTAAAATCCTAAAACGTGCACTTCCTGGGCCATATACATTTATTTTACCGGGATCTAAAAACTTGCCTAATCCATTTAAGAAAAGGAAAACAGTTGGTATTCGTGTACCCGATAATGCTATTGCTTTAGATATTGTAAAACTGTTAGGGAATCCTATTATTTCGACATCTATCCATGATGATGATACTGTTTTGGAATATACTACAGATCCTGAATTGATACTTGAAAAATGGGGTAATTTAGTCGATTTAGTAATCGATGGTGGTTATGGTGATAATGAGGCTTCTACAGTTATTGATCTTTCTGAAGGTGAACCAGTTATTATTCGTGAAGGTAAGGGAAGTTTGGATATTTTTTAA
- a CDS encoding alpha/beta hydrolase: protein MKVFKFLSLNLLVLITFLGCSEKIEPIATTNILDTTQVYEEFDVVYGDDENQTFDLYLPANRTLDTKVIILVHGGGWSGGDKTEMDALKTLLIEDFADVAIANINYRLADSNNKPYPMQTNDISTVVRYLKTNEIKLSISDQLGFIGTSAGGHLSLLWAYSFDTLQKTNMVCSIVGPTNLTDPNYVTAAEESDELATYLNLFGDNLTDEYLQEASPLYQVTANAPATQLFYGGNDPLIPISQGADLNEKLSKLNVTHEYTLYPEAGHGWTGLEFLDTWTKMKAFINTNL, encoded by the coding sequence ATGAAAGTTTTTAAGTTTCTCTCCCTAAATCTCTTAGTTTTAATTACCTTTTTAGGTTGTTCAGAAAAAATAGAACCTATTGCAACAACCAATATTTTAGATACCACGCAAGTCTACGAAGAGTTTGATGTTGTTTATGGTGATGATGAGAACCAAACCTTCGATTTATATTTACCAGCAAACAGAACGTTAGATACTAAAGTGATTATTTTAGTCCATGGAGGCGGTTGGTCTGGAGGTGACAAGACGGAAATGGATGCACTAAAAACACTTTTAATTGAAGATTTTGCTGATGTGGCCATAGCCAACATTAATTACCGATTAGCAGACAGCAACAACAAACCTTACCCAATGCAAACCAACGATATTAGTACCGTGGTGAGATATTTAAAAACAAATGAGATTAAACTTTCTATTTCCGACCAACTTGGTTTTATAGGTACAAGTGCCGGCGGCCATTTATCCTTACTTTGGGCTTATAGTTTTGATACGTTACAAAAAACGAATATGGTTTGCAGTATTGTTGGCCCTACCAATTTAACCGACCCAAATTATGTTACTGCAGCGGAAGAAAGTGATGAACTAGCCACTTATTTAAACTTATTTGGTGATAATCTTACAGATGAATATTTGCAAGAAGCAAGCCCGCTCTATCAAGTTACTGCCAATGCACCTGCTACGCAATTGTTCTACGGTGGAAATGACCCGTTAATACCAATTAGCCAAGGCGCAGATTTAAACGAGAAATTATCTAAACTAAACGTAACTCACGAATATACACTTTATCCCGAAGCTGGACACGGCTGGACAGGTTTAGAGTTTTTAGATACTTGGACAAAAATGAAAGCATTTATAAATACTAATTTGTAG
- a CDS encoding ATP-dependent helicase, with translation MIVIAGAGSGKTRVLTFRIAYLMSQGVDPFNILSLTFTNKAAREMKERIGTIVGNSEAKNLWMGTFHSVFAKILRIEADKLGYPSNFTIYDTQDSDRLISSIIREMGLDKDLYKYKQVRSRISSYKNSLITVRAYFQNPELKEADAMARRPRMGEVYKEFVDRCFKAGAMDFDDLLLKTNELLTRFPEVLAKYQNRFRYILVDEYQDTNHSQYLIVRALSDKFQNICVVGDDAQSIYAFRGANISNILNFQKDYDDVKEFRLEQNYRSTKNIVNAANSIIDKNETKLEKIVWTANDEGPLIKVNRSLTDGDEGRYVASTIWETKMNDQLPNSDFAILYRTNAQSRSIEDALRKRDIPYRIYGGLSFYQRKEIKDVLAYLRLIINPADEEALKRIINFPGRGIGQTTVDKLIVAANGYKRSIFEVMKNIDKTDVKINAGTKTKLVNFVTLIETFQVLNQTADVFELAEYVTRTAGIISEYKKDNTPEGVVKIENIEELINGMKDFVEGQKEIADTTGNLAEFLEDVALSTDLDSDKGDADHVALMTIHLAKGLEFQHVFIVGLEEDLFPSGMSMNTRSELEEERRLFYVALTRAEKQAYLTYALSRYRWGKLVDSEPSRFIEEIDEQYLDIVTPIEERRFNPMLDANIFGDVDNKPANPNKIRFKPAKQAVLKKGGPTKSNPEKFQVTTPKNLKPVAKTGNNTNLFDSKLIVGNIVKHIRFGTGEVMKIEGVGADMKAEISFQHGGIKKLLLRFAKLEVIG, from the coding sequence ATGATTGTTATTGCCGGCGCAGGTTCTGGTAAAACACGTGTGCTTACTTTTCGTATAGCATATTTAATGAGTCAGGGCGTTGATCCGTTTAATATTTTATCGTTAACCTTCACCAATAAGGCGGCTCGTGAAATGAAAGAGCGTATTGGAACTATTGTTGGTAATAGTGAAGCGAAAAATTTATGGATGGGAACTTTTCACTCCGTATTTGCCAAAATTTTACGTATAGAAGCCGATAAATTGGGCTATCCATCTAATTTTACTATTTATGATACTCAAGATTCCGATAGACTGATTTCTTCTATTATTAGAGAAATGGGGCTAGATAAAGATCTATATAAATATAAGCAGGTACGTTCTCGAATTTCATCTTACAAAAATAGTTTAATTACGGTTCGTGCTTATTTTCAAAATCCAGAATTGAAAGAAGCCGATGCAATGGCACGCCGACCTAGAATGGGTGAAGTTTACAAAGAATTTGTAGATCGCTGTTTTAAAGCAGGTGCGATGGATTTTGATGATTTACTATTGAAAACGAACGAACTATTAACTCGTTTTCCGGAAGTGTTGGCGAAATACCAAAACCGATTTAGATATATTTTGGTTGATGAGTATCAGGATACAAACCACTCCCAGTATTTAATTGTTCGAGCTTTATCAGATAAATTTCAAAATATTTGTGTGGTAGGAGATGATGCGCAGAGTATTTACGCCTTCCGTGGTGCTAATATTAGCAATATTTTAAACTTCCAGAAGGATTATGATGATGTGAAGGAGTTTAGATTGGAACAAAATTACCGATCTACAAAAAATATTGTAAATGCTGCCAATTCAATTATTGATAAAAATGAAACTAAACTTGAAAAAATAGTTTGGACAGCTAATGATGAAGGACCGTTAATAAAAGTAAACCGATCTTTAACCGATGGTGATGAGGGGCGTTATGTGGCAAGTACCATTTGGGAAACTAAAATGAACGACCAGTTACCAAATAGTGATTTTGCTATTTTGTATCGTACCAATGCTCAATCGCGGTCTATTGAGGATGCTTTAAGAAAGCGAGATATTCCGTATCGAATTTATGGAGGCTTATCTTTTTATCAAAGGAAAGAAATTAAAGATGTTTTAGCTTATTTGCGATTAATTATTAATCCAGCCGATGAGGAAGCATTAAAACGAATTATAAACTTCCCTGGCCGTGGTATTGGTCAAACTACCGTAGATAAATTGATTGTTGCAGCCAATGGTTACAAGCGTTCTATTTTCGAGGTGATGAAAAATATCGATAAAACGGATGTTAAAATTAATGCAGGAACCAAAACTAAGCTTGTAAATTTTGTTACTTTAATTGAAACTTTCCAAGTATTAAATCAAACAGCCGATGTTTTTGAATTGGCTGAATACGTGACCCGAACAGCAGGAATAATTTCCGAATATAAAAAGGATAACACGCCAGAAGGTGTTGTTAAAATAGAAAATATTGAGGAGCTTATAAACGGTATGAAAGATTTTGTGGAAGGCCAAAAAGAAATAGCCGACACCACAGGTAATTTAGCCGAATTTCTCGAAGATGTTGCCTTATCAACAGATTTAGATTCTGATAAAGGTGATGCCGATCACGTGGCTTTAATGACGATTCACTTGGCAAAAGGGCTAGAGTTTCAACATGTTTTTATTGTTGGTTTAGAGGAGGATTTGTTTCCAAGTGGTATGAGTATGAATACGCGTAGCGAACTTGAAGAGGAACGTCGTTTATTTTATGTAGCCTTAACACGTGCCGAAAAACAAGCGTATTTAACTTATGCGCTATCTCGTTACCGTTGGGGGAAATTAGTAGATTCTGAACCGAGTCGTTTTATAGAAGAAATAGACGAACAATACCTCGATATTGTAACACCAATAGAGGAGCGCCGATTTAACCCGATGCTGGATGCTAATATTTTTGGTGATGTTGACAATAAACCTGCAAATCCAAATAAAATTAGGTTTAAACCTGCAAAACAAGCTGTGCTTAAAAAAGGCGGACCTACTAAATCTAATCCGGAAAAGTTTCAAGTTACAACACCTAAAAATTTAAAACCTGTTGCTAAAACAGGTAATAATACCAATTTATTTGATAGTAAATTAATTGTTGGTAATATTGTAAAGCACATCCGTTTTGGTACTGGTGAAGTTATGAAAATTGAAGGTGTAGGTGCAGATATGAAAGCTGAAATTAGTTTTCAACATGGTGGTATTAAGAAGTTATTATTAAGGTTTGCGAAGCTTGAGGTTATTGGGTAG